The following coding sequences lie in one Stigmatopora nigra isolate UIUO_SnigA chromosome 4, RoL_Snig_1.1, whole genome shotgun sequence genomic window:
- the LOC144195450 gene encoding transcobalamin-2-like, with translation MYHSIFLFGLLALASSLPCDNPGSNSELLISLNKDLLRSLDGQEGLPNPSVHLALRLSEFHNLLKEGEHLTRLTSHFHNEIQSFLSGNQPVVGRLALYALALKSSCYDLNTVTFIVGDKSETLLLHLKKQLEQEKEYITFSQRPLTNYYQYSLGVLALCVNGIRVNNHVVNKLIKAVENEDFKHVDIESIDTYAMVAMALQCVKNVGCGGTKSNCNLHNAAEVDVALSQIKQKLLTSQRADGHIGNEFSTGLAVQALLAMGSPVSECGASMEALRRDARSNKYHNPMAISQLLPALQQKSYLAVQSKDCLNEDDTLILESTDPVGVLPSQTKVAVMVEVVTSAGTSTVYSLDVPKGSTLLEALHLLKENNVGFTFEKESSLWGPFLSVVNGERARQSDRRYWHISSDGTALTEGIHDFKLKEAQKITLKMTSY, from the exons ATGTATCATTCCATCTTTCTGTTCGGGCTGTTGGCGTTGGCCTCCAGTTTACCTTGCG ATAACCCTGGATCCAACAGTGAGCTGCTGATTTCACTAAATAAAGATCTTCTGCGCTCTCTGGATGGACAAGAAGGGCTTCCCAATCCAAGTGTCCACTTGGCTTTACGACTATCTGAGTTCCACAACCTTTTAAAGGAAGGGGAACACCTAACTAGACTCACAAGTCATTTTCACAATGAAATTCAAAG TTTCCTCTCTGGCAACCAGCCTGTGGTTGGCCGCTTGGCATTATATGCTCTGGCCTTAAAATCATCTTGCTATGATCTCAACACAGTCACCTTCATTGTAGGTGACAAAAGTGAGACCCTCCTGTTGCACCTTAAAAAGCAGTTGGAACAAGAGAAAGAATACATTACTT TCAGCCAACGCCCTTTGACCAATTATTACCAGTACTCATTGGGTGTGCTGGCTCTTTGCGTTAACGGCATCAGGGTCAACAACCATGTTGTCAACAAACTCATCAAAGCAGTTGAAAATGAAGATTTTAAACATGTGGACATTGAGAGTATTG ATACATATGCCATGGTTGCAATGGCCCTCCAGTGTGTGAAAAATGTCGGTTGCGGTGGGACGAAATCTAACTGCAATCTACACAATGCCGCTGAGGTTGACGTAGCCCTGAGCCAGATAAAACAGAAGCTCTTGACCTCACAAAGGGCCGACGGTCATATTGGCAATGAGTTCAGCACTGGCCTCGCTGTGCAA GCTTTACTTGCAATGGGCAGCCCGGTGTCTGAATGTGGTGCCTCAATGGAAGCCTTGAGGCGAGATGCCAGAAGCAACAAATACCACAACCCCATGGCCATATCGCAGCTTCTTCCAGCTCTACAGCAGAAATCCTACTTGGCTGTTCAAAGCAAGGACTGCCTCAATGAAGATG acacactcattcTTGAGTCCACCGACCCCGTGGGCGTTTTGCCCAGTCAAACCAAAGTGGCCGTGATGGTGGAAGTAGTGACATCTGCTGGGACGTCCACAGTGTATTCACTGGATGTGCCCAAGGGAAGCACTCTTTTGGAAGCCCTTCATCTCCTCAAAGAAAACAATGTTGGCTTCAC ATTTGAGAAGGAGTCAAGCCTGTGGGGACCATTCTTAAGTGTGGTGAATGGAGAGCGAGCCAGACAGAGCGACCGTAGATATTGGCATATCTCGTCTGATGGCACTGCTCTGACTGAAG GTATCCATGATTTTAAATTGAAGGAAGCTCAGAAGATCACCTTAAAAATGACAAGCTATTAA
- the LOC144195452 gene encoding deoxyguanosine kinase, mitochondrial-like: MVFLSMGIVLRRFASSKANVVQLTRLSKTGGNLIRLNPQFKKNGGTMAKRTMSTFASPSSRHEVKRVSIEGNIAVGKSTFAKLLRSACPDWEVVSEPVSKWQNIDSGTLKGTSPQKTVSNLLGMMYQDPKRWSYTFQTHSCMTRFKTQLQPMSAHLLGSQGAGIQVYERSVYSDRYIFALNMFELGCIDSTEWAVYQDWHSLLVEQFGHQVALEGIIYLKAPPEKCMERLERRGRPEEATVELDYLQKLHKQHQNWLVDKTTEIHFEWLTKIPVLELDASVEFLSDQTARENFVKQVKDFFSAL, from the exons ATGGTATTCTTATCTATGGGCATCGTTTTAAGACGGTTTGCTAGTTCGAAAGCAAACGTGGTGCAGCTCACGAGACTAAGCAAGACTGGTGGCAACTTGATTCGATTAAAtccacaatttaaaaagaacgGAGGCACCATGGCTAAAAGAACAATGTCGACTTTTGCTTCACCTTCAAGTCGACATGAAGTGAAGAGAGTTTCGATAGAAGGAAACATTG CTGTTGGAAAATCAACCTTTGCGAAATTGCTGAGATCGGCTTGTCCAGATTGGGAAGTGGTGTCAGAACCTGTCAGCAAATGGCAGAACATTGACAGTGGGACCTTAAAG GGGACATCTCCCCAGAAGACTGTCAGCAACCTGCTGGGGATGATGTACCAGGATCCTAAACGCTGGTCCTACACGTTCCAAACCCACTCGTGCATGACTCGCTTCAAAACTCAGCTCCAGCCGATGTCTGCTCACCTGCTAGGCTCCCAAGGAGCTGGGATACAGGTTTATGAGCGCTCCGTCTACAGTGACAG ATACATTTTCGCCCTGAACATGTTCGAGCTTGGTTGCATCGACTCAACTGAGTGGGCAGTCTACCAGGACTGGCACTCGCTTCTGGTGGAACAGTTTGGACACCAGGTGGCGCTAGAGGGCATCATCTATCTTAAAGCACCCCCCGAG AAATGCATGGAACGCCTGGAGCGACGAGGGAGGCCAGAAGAAGCGACCGTAGAACTTGACTACCTCCAGAAGTTACACAAACAGCACCAGAACTGGCTAGTGGACAAAACTACAGA gatccattttgaatggttgACAAAGATACCTGTGTTAGAGCTGGATGCCAGCGTGGAATTTCTGAGTGACCAAACAGCACGGGAGAACTTTGTCAAACAG GTGAAGGATTTCTTCTCTGCCTTGTGA
- the LOC144195451 gene encoding nodal homolog isoform X1, which yields MAFYMLLFCSFGLVWSKLGLEEHGTPRNSSFHPRGGFPLYMMQLYRSFKATDLPSTAAKTDSGESQAARESDSILSLMPNGYHQMGNRWIVTFDMSSISTSDRVQVAELRLRFPGRPTRKRDVVDLYHSRMCDDEEGSTCQDERLLLGSVTAPASKSSWKVCNVTALLKSWLHRGLSGQEASGEPEAELGSTSGDDEGILSRGLFENSDRHSRRSTFQAMMVIFFKNERRQKGHSTYSLIHTVENSKYVTAAQIGSEGQSRRHKRNRLELTGRLPTLPPKEAWVPPCRKVDMWVDFEDIGWDEWIVHPKRFNAYRCEGACPTPLDESFNPTNHAYMQSLLKHRDPERWSCPSCVPTRLAPLSMLYYENDDLTLRHHEDMIVEECGCH from the exons atggctttttacatGCTTCTTTTTTGCTCTTTTGGTCTCGTCTGGTCTAAGCTTGGGCTTGAGGAGCACGGGACGCCAAGGAACAGTTCCTTCCACCCTCGAGGCGGATTCCCTCTGTACATGATGCAGCTGTATCGCTCCTTCAAGGCGACTGACCTCCCGTCGACAGCGGCCAAAACCGACTCTGGTGAAAGTCAAGCGGCGCGGGAGTCGGACTCCATCCTCAGTCTTATGCCGAATG GTTACCATCAAATGGGCAATCGATGGATTGTCACTTTTGACATGTCATCCATTTCGACCAGCGACAGAGTCCAAGTGGCAGAGCTGCGCCTCCGATTTCCTGGCCGACCTACCCGCAAGCGTGATGTAGTGGATTTGTATCACTCCCGGATGTGTGACGATGAAGAAGGCTCGACGTGCCAGGACGAGCGCCTTCTCCTGGGAAGTGTCACCGCACCAGCCAGCAAATCATCATGGAAGGTTTGTAATGTGACAGCCCTTTTGAAGTCCTGGCTCCACCGTGGACTGTCGGGCCAGGAGGCCTCAGGCGAACCTGAAGCTGAACTTGGGAGTACTTCTGGGGATGACGAGGGGATTCTCAGCAGGGGGCTTTTCGAAAATTCAGACAGGCACAGTCGTCGGAGCACATTTCAGGCAATGATGgttatattctttaaaaatgagcGCCGCCAGAAAGGTCATTCTACCTACAGCCTCATCCACACTGTGGAAAACTCCAAGTATGTCACTGCGGCGCAAATCGGCAGCGAGGGCCAAAGTCGACGCCACAAAAGGAACAGGTTGGAGCTAACCGGGCGGCTGCCGactctccctcccaaagaagcGTGGGTGCCCCCTTGCCGCAAAGTGGACATGTGGGTGGACTTCGAGGACATCGGCTGGGATGAGTGGATTGTCCATCCCAAACGCTTCAACGCTTACCGCTGCGAGGGTGCATGTCCAACACCGCTGGATGAATCCTTCAATCCCACCAACCATGCCTACATGCAA AGCCTTTTGAAACACCGGGACCCAGAAAGGTGGAGCTGCCCTTCCTGCGTACCGACACGTCTCGCCCCTCTATCCATGTTGTACTACGAGAACGACGACCTGACCCTGCGCCATCATGAAGACATGATCGTCGAAGAATGCGGCTGCCACTGA
- the LOC144195451 gene encoding nodal homolog isoform X2: MMQLYRSFKATDLPSTAAKTDSGESQAARESDSILSLMPNGYHQMGNRWIVTFDMSSISTSDRVQVAELRLRFPGRPTRKRDVVDLYHSRMCDDEEGSTCQDERLLLGSVTAPASKSSWKVCNVTALLKSWLHRGLSGQEASGEPEAELGSTSGDDEGILSRGLFENSDRHSRRSTFQAMMVIFFKNERRQKGHSTYSLIHTVENSKYVTAAQIGSEGQSRRHKRNRLELTGRLPTLPPKEAWVPPCRKVDMWVDFEDIGWDEWIVHPKRFNAYRCEGACPTPLDESFNPTNHAYMQSLLKHRDPERWSCPSCVPTRLAPLSMLYYENDDLTLRHHEDMIVEECGCH; the protein is encoded by the exons ATGATGCAGCTGTATCGCTCCTTCAAGGCGACTGACCTCCCGTCGACAGCGGCCAAAACCGACTCTGGTGAAAGTCAAGCGGCGCGGGAGTCGGACTCCATCCTCAGTCTTATGCCGAATG GTTACCATCAAATGGGCAATCGATGGATTGTCACTTTTGACATGTCATCCATTTCGACCAGCGACAGAGTCCAAGTGGCAGAGCTGCGCCTCCGATTTCCTGGCCGACCTACCCGCAAGCGTGATGTAGTGGATTTGTATCACTCCCGGATGTGTGACGATGAAGAAGGCTCGACGTGCCAGGACGAGCGCCTTCTCCTGGGAAGTGTCACCGCACCAGCCAGCAAATCATCATGGAAGGTTTGTAATGTGACAGCCCTTTTGAAGTCCTGGCTCCACCGTGGACTGTCGGGCCAGGAGGCCTCAGGCGAACCTGAAGCTGAACTTGGGAGTACTTCTGGGGATGACGAGGGGATTCTCAGCAGGGGGCTTTTCGAAAATTCAGACAGGCACAGTCGTCGGAGCACATTTCAGGCAATGATGgttatattctttaaaaatgagcGCCGCCAGAAAGGTCATTCTACCTACAGCCTCATCCACACTGTGGAAAACTCCAAGTATGTCACTGCGGCGCAAATCGGCAGCGAGGGCCAAAGTCGACGCCACAAAAGGAACAGGTTGGAGCTAACCGGGCGGCTGCCGactctccctcccaaagaagcGTGGGTGCCCCCTTGCCGCAAAGTGGACATGTGGGTGGACTTCGAGGACATCGGCTGGGATGAGTGGATTGTCCATCCCAAACGCTTCAACGCTTACCGCTGCGAGGGTGCATGTCCAACACCGCTGGATGAATCCTTCAATCCCACCAACCATGCCTACATGCAA AGCCTTTTGAAACACCGGGACCCAGAAAGGTGGAGCTGCCCTTCCTGCGTACCGACACGTCTCGCCCCTCTATCCATGTTGTACTACGAGAACGACGACCTGACCCTGCGCCATCATGAAGACATGATCGTCGAAGAATGCGGCTGCCACTGA